The proteins below are encoded in one region of Festucalex cinctus isolate MCC-2025b chromosome 2, RoL_Fcin_1.0, whole genome shotgun sequence:
- the LOC144013852 gene encoding D-beta-hydroxybutyrate dehydrogenase, mitochondrial-like isoform X1, whose translation MQRHVSEEYKELADGLHQQILHSVTHGRLANMNASLSTYQLLGIIPILAVILLVFGQMFSRRRCNPHVDGRGSAVLITGCDSGFGYELARCLDHMGFVVFAGCLFPQGMGAQNLARGSYGNLKILKLDVTSDEDVQQAKKIVKENLPEKGLWAVVNNAGVSDWAEIEWSTIEDFRHTVDINLLGAIRTTVAFLPLVRAAKGRVVFVSSIFSFFNCLNMGSYSVSKRGLEAFADCLRVEMDSFGVKVSIIQPGNFGQATNIVKMKTLSDIWRRFDDERKRIFNRDYIELAIEYFVSSCKMGFTNADKVINAMLHALTAPHPKRRYLVVSATDRVFFQLYPFLPAVLTDSVFSLSPMYAKRKEMLYAK comes from the exons atgcAACGACATGTGTCCGAAGAG TATAAAGAACTGGCTGATGGGCTTCACCAGCAGATTCTTCACAGTGTGACTCACGGACGCCTGGCCAACATGAACGCCTCTTTATCTACTTACCAACTCCTCGGAATCATCCCCATCTTGGCCGTCATTCTCCTGGTCTTTGGTCAAATGTTTTCCCGCCGGCGCTGCAATCCCCATGTGGATGGCCGTGGCTCCGCCGTGCTGATAACGGGCTGTGACAGCGGCTTTGGATACGAGCTTGCTCGATGCTTGGACCACATGGGTTTTGTGGTCTTTGCCGGCTGTTTGTTTCCACAGGGAATGGGTGCCCAAAACCTGGCCAGAGGGAGTTATGGTAATTTGAAAATCCTCAAACTGGATGTTACCAGTGACGAGGATGTGCAGCAGGCGAAGAAGATTGTCAAGGAGAACCTGCCGGAAAAAG GCCTGTGGGCAGTGGTGAACAACGCCGGCGTTTCAGACTGGGCTGAGATAGAGTGGAGCACAATTGAAGACTTCCGCCACACGGTGGACATCAACCTCCTTGGCGCCATCAGAACGACTGTCGCGTTCCTGCCTTTGGTGAGGGCTGCAAAAG GCCGAGTGGTTTTCGTGTCGAGCATCTTCTCTTTCTTCAACTGCCTGAACATGGGAAGCTACAGTGTGTCCAAACGAGGACTGGAAGCGTTTGCTGACTGCTTACGGGTGGAAATGGACAGCTTTGGTGTGAAG GTGAGCATCATCCAGCCGGGTAACTTTGGCCAAGCCACCAACATTGTGAAGATGAAGACCCTTTCCGACATTTGGAGAAGGTTCGATGATGAGCGCAAGCGAATCTTCAACCGAGACTACATTGAGCTGGCCATCGAGTACTTTGTGTCCTCATGCAAGATGGGTTTCACTAACGCAGACAAGGTCATTAATGCCATGCTGCACGCCCTTACGGCTCCCCACCCAAAACGTAGATATTTGGTAGTCTCGGCCACGGATCGGGTGTTCTTCCAACTCTACCCTTTTCTCCCCGCTGTTCTCACTGACTCTGTGTTTTCTCTCAGCCCAATGTAtgctaaaagaaaagaaatgctgTATGCGAAGTag
- the LOC144013852 gene encoding D-beta-hydroxybutyrate dehydrogenase, mitochondrial-like isoform X2 has translation MESLMKYKELADGLHQQILHSVTHGRLANMNASLSTYQLLGIIPILAVILLVFGQMFSRRRCNPHVDGRGSAVLITGCDSGFGYELARCLDHMGFVVFAGCLFPQGMGAQNLARGSYGNLKILKLDVTSDEDVQQAKKIVKENLPEKGLWAVVNNAGVSDWAEIEWSTIEDFRHTVDINLLGAIRTTVAFLPLVRAAKGRVVFVSSIFSFFNCLNMGSYSVSKRGLEAFADCLRVEMDSFGVKVSIIQPGNFGQATNIVKMKTLSDIWRRFDDERKRIFNRDYIELAIEYFVSSCKMGFTNADKVINAMLHALTAPHPKRRYLVVSATDRVFFQLYPFLPAVLTDSVFSLSPMYAKRKEMLYAK, from the exons ATGGAGTCTCTGATGAAG TATAAAGAACTGGCTGATGGGCTTCACCAGCAGATTCTTCACAGTGTGACTCACGGACGCCTGGCCAACATGAACGCCTCTTTATCTACTTACCAACTCCTCGGAATCATCCCCATCTTGGCCGTCATTCTCCTGGTCTTTGGTCAAATGTTTTCCCGCCGGCGCTGCAATCCCCATGTGGATGGCCGTGGCTCCGCCGTGCTGATAACGGGCTGTGACAGCGGCTTTGGATACGAGCTTGCTCGATGCTTGGACCACATGGGTTTTGTGGTCTTTGCCGGCTGTTTGTTTCCACAGGGAATGGGTGCCCAAAACCTGGCCAGAGGGAGTTATGGTAATTTGAAAATCCTCAAACTGGATGTTACCAGTGACGAGGATGTGCAGCAGGCGAAGAAGATTGTCAAGGAGAACCTGCCGGAAAAAG GCCTGTGGGCAGTGGTGAACAACGCCGGCGTTTCAGACTGGGCTGAGATAGAGTGGAGCACAATTGAAGACTTCCGCCACACGGTGGACATCAACCTCCTTGGCGCCATCAGAACGACTGTCGCGTTCCTGCCTTTGGTGAGGGCTGCAAAAG GCCGAGTGGTTTTCGTGTCGAGCATCTTCTCTTTCTTCAACTGCCTGAACATGGGAAGCTACAGTGTGTCCAAACGAGGACTGGAAGCGTTTGCTGACTGCTTACGGGTGGAAATGGACAGCTTTGGTGTGAAG GTGAGCATCATCCAGCCGGGTAACTTTGGCCAAGCCACCAACATTGTGAAGATGAAGACCCTTTCCGACATTTGGAGAAGGTTCGATGATGAGCGCAAGCGAATCTTCAACCGAGACTACATTGAGCTGGCCATCGAGTACTTTGTGTCCTCATGCAAGATGGGTTTCACTAACGCAGACAAGGTCATTAATGCCATGCTGCACGCCCTTACGGCTCCCCACCCAAAACGTAGATATTTGGTAGTCTCGGCCACGGATCGGGTGTTCTTCCAACTCTACCCTTTTCTCCCCGCTGTTCTCACTGACTCTGTGTTTTCTCTCAGCCCAATGTAtgctaaaagaaaagaaatgctgTATGCGAAGTag
- the LOC144013852 gene encoding D-beta-hydroxybutyrate dehydrogenase, mitochondrial-like isoform X3, which produces MNASLSTYQLLGIIPILAVILLVFGQMFSRRRCNPHVDGRGSAVLITGCDSGFGYELARCLDHMGFVVFAGCLFPQGMGAQNLARGSYGNLKILKLDVTSDEDVQQAKKIVKENLPEKGLWAVVNNAGVSDWAEIEWSTIEDFRHTVDINLLGAIRTTVAFLPLVRAAKGRVVFVSSIFSFFNCLNMGSYSVSKRGLEAFADCLRVEMDSFGVKVSIIQPGNFGQATNIVKMKTLSDIWRRFDDERKRIFNRDYIELAIEYFVSSCKMGFTNADKVINAMLHALTAPHPKRRYLVVSATDRVFFQLYPFLPAVLTDSVFSLSPMYAKRKEMLYAK; this is translated from the exons ATGAACGCCTCTTTATCTACTTACCAACTCCTCGGAATCATCCCCATCTTGGCCGTCATTCTCCTGGTCTTTGGTCAAATGTTTTCCCGCCGGCGCTGCAATCCCCATGTGGATGGCCGTGGCTCCGCCGTGCTGATAACGGGCTGTGACAGCGGCTTTGGATACGAGCTTGCTCGATGCTTGGACCACATGGGTTTTGTGGTCTTTGCCGGCTGTTTGTTTCCACAGGGAATGGGTGCCCAAAACCTGGCCAGAGGGAGTTATGGTAATTTGAAAATCCTCAAACTGGATGTTACCAGTGACGAGGATGTGCAGCAGGCGAAGAAGATTGTCAAGGAGAACCTGCCGGAAAAAG GCCTGTGGGCAGTGGTGAACAACGCCGGCGTTTCAGACTGGGCTGAGATAGAGTGGAGCACAATTGAAGACTTCCGCCACACGGTGGACATCAACCTCCTTGGCGCCATCAGAACGACTGTCGCGTTCCTGCCTTTGGTGAGGGCTGCAAAAG GCCGAGTGGTTTTCGTGTCGAGCATCTTCTCTTTCTTCAACTGCCTGAACATGGGAAGCTACAGTGTGTCCAAACGAGGACTGGAAGCGTTTGCTGACTGCTTACGGGTGGAAATGGACAGCTTTGGTGTGAAG GTGAGCATCATCCAGCCGGGTAACTTTGGCCAAGCCACCAACATTGTGAAGATGAAGACCCTTTCCGACATTTGGAGAAGGTTCGATGATGAGCGCAAGCGAATCTTCAACCGAGACTACATTGAGCTGGCCATCGAGTACTTTGTGTCCTCATGCAAGATGGGTTTCACTAACGCAGACAAGGTCATTAATGCCATGCTGCACGCCCTTACGGCTCCCCACCCAAAACGTAGATATTTGGTAGTCTCGGCCACGGATCGGGTGTTCTTCCAACTCTACCCTTTTCTCCCCGCTGTTCTCACTGACTCTGTGTTTTCTCTCAGCCCAATGTAtgctaaaagaaaagaaatgctgTATGCGAAGTag